Proteins from a single region of Pangasianodon hypophthalmus isolate fPanHyp1 chromosome 7, fPanHyp1.pri, whole genome shotgun sequence:
- the sh3tc2 gene encoding SH3 domain and tetratricopeptide repeat-containing protein 2 isoform X3, translated as MMDEHTGRNQQDRDISTPELNTLWEEPPYALTRANELFPGNDVMATGSFPLFGTGDEEVETEAEVEGEGITGENYWKRKEALSNVSLAVGDHFSSDVILLFSGRKRSNLEPDSVLQEALRTRLRVVESNSQDVIQLFKDLSARLVSVHAEKDHFVITFKTVEEIWKFSTYLALGYVARCLENFLCDQSFWLDPLLLSDVEICVTVDEEHLATLYLGLLLQEGSFFAKALVNSEQCIEEEDELVYKKNDLVMVKDIGQQSMWEGTLLSTGQHGLVPVHAMQPLPYPFYQWFLRKYHGNAGGFSSTKGQSDQRIVTGTCVAVVDHYPVVKDELHFRQGDLIEVEGLLISSLNTFIGRHLTSGQIGFVHMAHVRPENVKPLSGQLVFLSEEERVALSQFNPCVEQCHTGLLDKLFSTDISTVYRLDRLDDSDFTYIRNQPKQEQKTPVDARKSVILEHSDTPPYHSSPRPSFYASQSCLDRDHEAFSFSLEDTFREMDEYEEDPPFMDEGIWETEEAEFVDPILTLLNLDHFQDSFHALYDLSYSFLDTVFGGLPVDEVLLHLESLREGAKKGRMVWAHRRACFLLGRLCAKKLKYSQARVYFEEALSVPVEGFNDKPLLIALYTNLTAVYLKQKMTDKLPYTLEKASALILCLPLHNFCSLDEFELLKPILLKAIVDNDKQLEARTCYLILCLFLQNRKIEEALPFVERLQFLNLTLSAEQRRPIGPVDLNWILCRLYHKKYLPHLALASLSLDSGRDHSLDNAFQKIELFLKNSVRLNPRWKDGSALLPVQVVVYLQQALSIANRGEHLKTQRDLCLSLASVYQQYGTLERAVLCAQQAVQAGIGINEEEGFEASVLLAWLLVLSEEPDRAQSTLQPLLNSLNRTDSPTQRGVVHNLLALCLHKQGKVREAARDFHCALKISQENGNKHNEALALANLGCLALSVGAPGLAESFLLRSLHLFQFLSESPSDEEHVQTLLWLGRSYKDRGESQKVRLCYEMGLLIAISAKNLHSQMVVAKVLSRLYADLMLYGQCIIYYEHCVGLSREMKDKRLEGEYLEILSNLYLSLNTEKSSLKSLDYTKQSLRISIDLGKKQEESETWLQVGRIYYLIHEDELADMYLQAAVKTALRINDPCFAMNIYEEAGDVFFSGHRHRLAAVSFFRDGGLPFAKCIKDVHSEFRLLCKLSELLLKEGQHQEALQYATLAVHISTLTGVRLNERVSYHRLASIYFNLEQYEMAENYYLKALSLSPTALEHAEEARYYVKVYCRLADLTLHKIKDPFDAMGYFHLALAAALEDGGSLQARYIIYMKLAEIHANYLPDVELSQRYMDSARSLKRELAGHTDSSDTDDEYMNHAATEYADTKSISHSSDGSRSSDFSSRSSTLVGSYIMDTSHTITAQKESGTEAVPADYICGEDMDICNPEGTDGGLGQHTNSEIRHTNQRLHTSHTDSSLLCTEF; from the exons ATGATGGACGAACACACCGGCAGGAACCAGCAGGACAGAG ATATATCAACTCCTGAGCTCAATACGTTATGGGAAGAGCCCCCATATGCACTAACAAGAGCCAATGAGCTCTTTCCAGGAAATGATGTCATGGCCACTG GGAGCTTTCCTCTGTTTGGCACAGGAGATGAGGAAGTGGAAACAGAGGCTGAGGTGGAGGGTGAGGGGATCACTGGTGAGAATTACTGGAAGAGGAAGGAAGCTCTCAGCAATGTCTCCTTGGCTGTAGGAGATCACTTCTCTTCAG ATGTGATATTGCTGTTCAGTGGGAGAAAGCGCTCCAATTTGGAGCCGGACAGTGTGCTGCAGGAGGCACTGCGCACTAGACTAAGGGTCGTAGAGAGCAACAGCCAAGATGTTATTCAGCTTTTTAAA GATCTTTCTGCACGCTTGGTTTCAGTACATGCTGAAAAAGACCATTTTGTTATTACCTTTAAGACAGTGGAGGAAATCTGGAAGTTCTCCACATACCTGGCTTTAG GATATGTAGCAAGGTGCTTGGAGAACTTCCTGTGTGACCAGTCTTTCTGGCTGGACCCTCTTTTGCTCAGTGATGTGGAGATTTGTGTGACGGTAGATGAGGAACACCTAGCCACACTCTATCTGGGGCTCCTACTTCAAGAAG GTTCATTCTTTGCTAAAGCTCTGGTTAACAGTGAGCAGTGTATAGAGGAAGAAGACGAATTGGTCTACAAGAAGAATGACCTTGTTATGGTGAAGGATATTGGACAGCAGTCCATGTGGGAGGGAACACTACTGTCTACCGGTCAACATGGCCTAGTGCCTGTTCATGCAATGCAGCCTCTGCCCTACCCTTTTTACCA GTGGTTTCTTAGGAAGTACCATGGCAATGCAGGAGGGTTTTCATCCACAAAAGGACAAAGTGACCAACGtatag TAACAGGAACTTGTGTAGCAGTAGTGGACCATTACCCAGTGGTTAAAGATGAACTGCACTTCAGACAAGGAGATCTGATAGAGGTTGAAGGCTTGCTTATTAGCTCACTGAACACGTTCATTGGGAGACACCTCACTAGTGGACAGATAGGATTTGTCCACATGGCCCACGTGAGACCTGAAAATGTCAAACCACT CAGTGGACAATTGGTCTTTCTGAGTGAGGAGGAGAGAGTGGCTCTCTCGCAGTTTAACCCATGCGTTGAGCAGTGCCACACTGGTCTGTTGGACAAACTCTTCTCCACTGACATCAGCACTGTTTACAGATTAG ACAGACTGGATGACTCAGATTTTACCTATATTAGAAACCAACCAAAGCAAG AACAGAAAACCCCAGTAGATGCCAGGAAGAGTGTTATACTGGAACATAGTGATACCCCACCCTATCACTCCTCCCCTCGACCTTCCTTCTATGCTTCTCAGAGTTGTCTGGACAGGGACCATGAAGCCTTCTCCTTCAGCCTGGAGGACACTTTCAGAGAGATGGATGAGTATGAGGAAGATCCCCCCTTTATGGATGAAGGCATCTGGGAAACAGAAGAAGCTGAGTTTGTTGACCCCATCTTAACCCTCCTCAACCTGGACCACTTCCAGGACTCTTTTCATGCACTTTATGACCTCTCCTACTCCTTCTTGGACACAGTCTTTGGTGGTCTTCCGGTGGATGAGGTGCTCCTGCATCTGGAGAGCTTGCGGGAAGGAGCAAAGAAAGGCAGGATGGTGTGGGCCCATCGGCGAGCCTGCTTCCTTCTGGGCAGGTTGTGTGCCAAAAAGCTCAAGTACTCACAGGCTCGAGTTTACTTTGAGGAGGCACTGAGTGTCCCTGTAGAGGGCTTTAATGACAAACCTCTGTTGATTGCCCTGTATACCAACCTTACAGCTGTGTACCTGAAGCAGAAGATGACAGACAAGCTGCCTTATACATTAGAGAAAGCAAGTGCTCTTATACTGTGCCTCCCATTGCATAACTTCTGCTCTCTTGATGAGTTTGAATTGCTCAAGCCCATTCTACTCAAAGCTATTGTGGACAATGATAAGCAACTTGAGGCACGGACTTGCTATCTAATCCTCTGTCTATTTTTACAGAACAGAAAGATTGAGGAGGCCTTGCCTTTTGTGGAAAGACTTCAGTTCCTCAATCTCACTCTCTCAGCAGAACAACGAAGGCCTATAGGGCCAGTTGACCTTAACTGGATACTATGCAGGCTCTACCACAAGAAGTATCTGCCACACCTTGCATTAGCCTCTCTCAGTCTAGATTCAGGTCGGGATCATTCTTTGGATAATGCCTTTCAAAAGATTGAACTTTTCCTGAAAAACTCAGTCAGACTGAATCCTCGTTGGAAGGATGGCTCTGCTCTGCTCCCAGTCCAGGTGGTAGTTTACCTTCAGCAGGCATTGTCTATAGCCAACCGTGGAGAACACCTGAAGACCCAGAGAGATCTTTGTCTGAGTTTGGCCAGTGTCTACCAGCAGTATGGAACTTTGGAAAGGGCAGTCCTCTGTGCCCAACAAGCAGTTCAGGCAGGGATAGGCATTAATGAGGAGGAGGGCTTTGAGGCATCAGTGTTGCTGGCCTGGCTCTTAGTGCTCTCAGAGGAACCGGATAGAGCCCAATCTACTTTGCAACCTCTTCTTAACTCACTGAACAGAACAGACAGTCCAACACAGCGTGGAGTGGTCCACAATCTACTTGCGCTATGTCTTCACAAACAGGGGAAGGTCAGAGAAGCAGCAAGGGACTTTCACTGTGCTCTCAAGATTTCACAGGAAAATGGGAACAAGCATAATGAAGCTCTGGCTCTAGCTAACCTGGGGTGCCTTGCCTTATCAGTGGGGGCTCCAGGCCTGGCAGAGAGTTTCTTGCTCAGATCTCTGCACCTTTTCCAGTTTCTTTCTGAGAGCCCCTCAGATGAAGAGCATGTTCAGACTCTGCTATGGCTAGGTAGAAGCTACAAAGATAGGGGAGAAAGTCAAAAGGTTAGGCTGTGCTATGAGATGGGTCTTCTGATTGCCATCAGTGCCAAGAACCTGCACA gTCAGATGGTTGTAGCAAAGGTGCTCAGTCGTCTATATGCTGACTTAATGTTGTATGGGCAATGTATAATTTACTACGAGCACTGTGTGGGACTCTCCAGAGAAATGAAGGATAAACGTCTGGAGGGAGAGTACCTGGAGATTCTCAGTAATCTCTACCTATCACTTAACACTGAGAA GTCCTCACTGAAGTCTCTGGATTACACCAAGCAAAGTCTAAGGATTTCCATAGACTTAGGAAAGAAACAGGAAGAGTCAGAGACATGGCTACAGGTGGGCCGTATCTACTACTTGATCCATGAGGATGAATTGGCAGACATGTATCTTCAG GCAGCTGTAAAGACAGCTCTAAGGATAAATGATCCATGCTTtgctatgaacatttatgaagaGGCTGGAGATGTCTTCTTCAGTGGACACAGACACCGACTGGCTGCCGTTTCATTTTTTAGA GACGGGGGGCTGCCATTTGCAAAATGTATTAAGGATGTGCATTCAGAGTTCAGGCTTTTGTGTAAGCTCTCTGAATTGCTGCTGAAGGAAGGTCAGCACCAGGAGGCCCTGCAGTATGCGACACTTGCAGTGCACATCAGCACCTTAACTG GTGTACGCCTGAATGAGAGGGTGTCCTACCATCGCCTGGCCTCAATTTACTTCAATCTGGAGCAGTATGAGATGGCTGAGAATTATTATTTGAAggctctgtccctctctcccactgCACTGGAACATGCAGAAGAGGCCCGCTACTATGTTAAAGTTTACTGCAGACTAGCTGATCTAACCCTGCACAAGATAAAG GATCCTTTTGATGCCATGGGATATTTCCACTTAGCCCTGGCAGCAGCTCTGGAAGATGGAGGAAGCCTTCAAGCCAGGTACATAATTTACATGAAGCTGGCAGAGATCCACGCTAACTACTTACCTGATGTGGAGCTGAGCCAGAGATATATGGACAGTGCACGGAGCCTAAAGAGGGAGCTGGCAGGACACACAGACTCCAGTGACACAGATGACGAATATATGAACCATGCTGCTACAGAGTATGCTGATACTAAGTCGATCAGTCATTCCAGTGATGGGTCAAGGAGCTCAGACTTCAGCAGTAGAAGTAGTACTCTTGTAGGCTCCTACATAATGGACACTAGCCATACAATAACTGCTCAGAAGGAGAGTGGGACAGAGGCTGTTCCTGCTGATTACATCTGCGGAGAGGATATGGACATCTGTAACCCGGAAGGGACTGACGGTGGGCTTGGACAGCATACAAATTCTGAAATAAGGCACACTAATCAAAGACTCCATACCAGCCACACAGATTCTAGCTTACTATGTACAGAATTTTGA
- the sh3tc2 gene encoding SH3 domain and tetratricopeptide repeat-containing protein 2 isoform X12, whose protein sequence is MATGSFPLFGTGDEEVETEAEVEGEGITGENYWKRKEALSNVSLAVGDHFSSDVILLFSGRKRSNLEPDSVLQEALRTRLRVVESNSQDVIQLFKDLSARLVSVHAEKDHFVITFKTVEEIWKFSTYLALGYVARCLENFLCDQSFWLDPLLLSDVEICVTVDEEHLATLYLGLLLQEGSFFAKALVNSEQCIEEEDELVYKKNDLVMVKDIGQQSMWEGTLLSTGQHGLVPVHAMQPLPYPFYQWFLRKYHGNAGGFSSTKGQSDQRIVTGTCVAVVDHYPVVKDELHFRQGDLIEVEGLLISSLNTFIGRHLTSGQIGFVHMAHVRPENVKPLSGQLVFLSEEERVALSQFNPCVEQCHTGLLDKLFSTDISTVYRLDRLDDSDFTYIRNQPKQEQKTPVDARKSVILEHSDTPPYHSSPRPSFYASQSCLDRDHEAFSFSLEDTFREMDEYEEDPPFMDEGIWETEEAEFVDPILTLLNLDHFQDSFHALYDLSYSFLDTVFGGLPVDEVLLHLESLREGAKKGRMVWAHRRACFLLGRLCAKKLKYSQARVYFEEALSVPVEGFNDKPLLIALYTNLTAVYLKQKMTDKLPYTLEKASALILCLPLHNFCSLDEFELLKPILLKAIVDNDKQLEARTCYLILCLFLQNRKIEEALPFVERLQFLNLTLSAEQRRPIGPVDLNWILCRLYHKKYLPHLALASLSLDSGRDHSLDNAFQKIELFLKNSVRLNPRWKDGSALLPVQVVVYLQQALSIANRGEHLKTQRDLCLSLASVYQQYGTLERAVLCAQQAVQAGIGINEEEGFEASVLLAWLLVLSEEPDRAQSTLQPLLNSLNRTDSPTQRGVVHNLLALCLHKQGKVREAARDFHCALKISQENGNKHNEALALANLGCLALSVGAPGLAESFLLRSLHLFQFLSESPSDEEHVQTLLWLGRSYKDRGESQKVRLCYEMGLLIAISAKNLHSQMVVAKVLSRLYADLMLYGQCIIYYEHCVGLSREMKDKRLEGEYLEILSNLYLSLNTEKSSLKSLDYTKQSLRISIDLGKKQEESETWLQVGRIYYLIHEDELADMYLQAAVKTALRINDPCFAMNIYEEAGDVFFSGHRHRLAAVSFFRDGGLPFAKCIKDVHSEFRLLCKLSELLLKEGQHQEALQYATLAVHISTLTGVRLNERVSYHRLASIYFNLEQYEMAENYYLKALSLSPTALEHAEEARYYVKVYCRLADLTLHKIKDPFDAMGYFHLALAAALEDGGSLQARYIIYMKLAEIHANYLPDVELSQRYMDSARSLKRELAGHTDSSDTDDEYMNHAATEYADTKSISHSSDGSRSSDFSSRSSTLVGSYIMDTSHTITAQKESGTEAVPADYICGEDMDICNPEGTDGGLGQHTNSEIRHTNQRLHTSHTDSSLLCTEF, encoded by the exons ATGGCCACTG GGAGCTTTCCTCTGTTTGGCACAGGAGATGAGGAAGTGGAAACAGAGGCTGAGGTGGAGGGTGAGGGGATCACTGGTGAGAATTACTGGAAGAGGAAGGAAGCTCTCAGCAATGTCTCCTTGGCTGTAGGAGATCACTTCTCTTCAG ATGTGATATTGCTGTTCAGTGGGAGAAAGCGCTCCAATTTGGAGCCGGACAGTGTGCTGCAGGAGGCACTGCGCACTAGACTAAGGGTCGTAGAGAGCAACAGCCAAGATGTTATTCAGCTTTTTAAA GATCTTTCTGCACGCTTGGTTTCAGTACATGCTGAAAAAGACCATTTTGTTATTACCTTTAAGACAGTGGAGGAAATCTGGAAGTTCTCCACATACCTGGCTTTAG GATATGTAGCAAGGTGCTTGGAGAACTTCCTGTGTGACCAGTCTTTCTGGCTGGACCCTCTTTTGCTCAGTGATGTGGAGATTTGTGTGACGGTAGATGAGGAACACCTAGCCACACTCTATCTGGGGCTCCTACTTCAAGAAG GTTCATTCTTTGCTAAAGCTCTGGTTAACAGTGAGCAGTGTATAGAGGAAGAAGACGAATTGGTCTACAAGAAGAATGACCTTGTTATGGTGAAGGATATTGGACAGCAGTCCATGTGGGAGGGAACACTACTGTCTACCGGTCAACATGGCCTAGTGCCTGTTCATGCAATGCAGCCTCTGCCCTACCCTTTTTACCA GTGGTTTCTTAGGAAGTACCATGGCAATGCAGGAGGGTTTTCATCCACAAAAGGACAAAGTGACCAACGtatag TAACAGGAACTTGTGTAGCAGTAGTGGACCATTACCCAGTGGTTAAAGATGAACTGCACTTCAGACAAGGAGATCTGATAGAGGTTGAAGGCTTGCTTATTAGCTCACTGAACACGTTCATTGGGAGACACCTCACTAGTGGACAGATAGGATTTGTCCACATGGCCCACGTGAGACCTGAAAATGTCAAACCACT CAGTGGACAATTGGTCTTTCTGAGTGAGGAGGAGAGAGTGGCTCTCTCGCAGTTTAACCCATGCGTTGAGCAGTGCCACACTGGTCTGTTGGACAAACTCTTCTCCACTGACATCAGCACTGTTTACAGATTAG ACAGACTGGATGACTCAGATTTTACCTATATTAGAAACCAACCAAAGCAAG AACAGAAAACCCCAGTAGATGCCAGGAAGAGTGTTATACTGGAACATAGTGATACCCCACCCTATCACTCCTCCCCTCGACCTTCCTTCTATGCTTCTCAGAGTTGTCTGGACAGGGACCATGAAGCCTTCTCCTTCAGCCTGGAGGACACTTTCAGAGAGATGGATGAGTATGAGGAAGATCCCCCCTTTATGGATGAAGGCATCTGGGAAACAGAAGAAGCTGAGTTTGTTGACCCCATCTTAACCCTCCTCAACCTGGACCACTTCCAGGACTCTTTTCATGCACTTTATGACCTCTCCTACTCCTTCTTGGACACAGTCTTTGGTGGTCTTCCGGTGGATGAGGTGCTCCTGCATCTGGAGAGCTTGCGGGAAGGAGCAAAGAAAGGCAGGATGGTGTGGGCCCATCGGCGAGCCTGCTTCCTTCTGGGCAGGTTGTGTGCCAAAAAGCTCAAGTACTCACAGGCTCGAGTTTACTTTGAGGAGGCACTGAGTGTCCCTGTAGAGGGCTTTAATGACAAACCTCTGTTGATTGCCCTGTATACCAACCTTACAGCTGTGTACCTGAAGCAGAAGATGACAGACAAGCTGCCTTATACATTAGAGAAAGCAAGTGCTCTTATACTGTGCCTCCCATTGCATAACTTCTGCTCTCTTGATGAGTTTGAATTGCTCAAGCCCATTCTACTCAAAGCTATTGTGGACAATGATAAGCAACTTGAGGCACGGACTTGCTATCTAATCCTCTGTCTATTTTTACAGAACAGAAAGATTGAGGAGGCCTTGCCTTTTGTGGAAAGACTTCAGTTCCTCAATCTCACTCTCTCAGCAGAACAACGAAGGCCTATAGGGCCAGTTGACCTTAACTGGATACTATGCAGGCTCTACCACAAGAAGTATCTGCCACACCTTGCATTAGCCTCTCTCAGTCTAGATTCAGGTCGGGATCATTCTTTGGATAATGCCTTTCAAAAGATTGAACTTTTCCTGAAAAACTCAGTCAGACTGAATCCTCGTTGGAAGGATGGCTCTGCTCTGCTCCCAGTCCAGGTGGTAGTTTACCTTCAGCAGGCATTGTCTATAGCCAACCGTGGAGAACACCTGAAGACCCAGAGAGATCTTTGTCTGAGTTTGGCCAGTGTCTACCAGCAGTATGGAACTTTGGAAAGGGCAGTCCTCTGTGCCCAACAAGCAGTTCAGGCAGGGATAGGCATTAATGAGGAGGAGGGCTTTGAGGCATCAGTGTTGCTGGCCTGGCTCTTAGTGCTCTCAGAGGAACCGGATAGAGCCCAATCTACTTTGCAACCTCTTCTTAACTCACTGAACAGAACAGACAGTCCAACACAGCGTGGAGTGGTCCACAATCTACTTGCGCTATGTCTTCACAAACAGGGGAAGGTCAGAGAAGCAGCAAGGGACTTTCACTGTGCTCTCAAGATTTCACAGGAAAATGGGAACAAGCATAATGAAGCTCTGGCTCTAGCTAACCTGGGGTGCCTTGCCTTATCAGTGGGGGCTCCAGGCCTGGCAGAGAGTTTCTTGCTCAGATCTCTGCACCTTTTCCAGTTTCTTTCTGAGAGCCCCTCAGATGAAGAGCATGTTCAGACTCTGCTATGGCTAGGTAGAAGCTACAAAGATAGGGGAGAAAGTCAAAAGGTTAGGCTGTGCTATGAGATGGGTCTTCTGATTGCCATCAGTGCCAAGAACCTGCACA gTCAGATGGTTGTAGCAAAGGTGCTCAGTCGTCTATATGCTGACTTAATGTTGTATGGGCAATGTATAATTTACTACGAGCACTGTGTGGGACTCTCCAGAGAAATGAAGGATAAACGTCTGGAGGGAGAGTACCTGGAGATTCTCAGTAATCTCTACCTATCACTTAACACTGAGAA GTCCTCACTGAAGTCTCTGGATTACACCAAGCAAAGTCTAAGGATTTCCATAGACTTAGGAAAGAAACAGGAAGAGTCAGAGACATGGCTACAGGTGGGCCGTATCTACTACTTGATCCATGAGGATGAATTGGCAGACATGTATCTTCAG GCAGCTGTAAAGACAGCTCTAAGGATAAATGATCCATGCTTtgctatgaacatttatgaagaGGCTGGAGATGTCTTCTTCAGTGGACACAGACACCGACTGGCTGCCGTTTCATTTTTTAGA GACGGGGGGCTGCCATTTGCAAAATGTATTAAGGATGTGCATTCAGAGTTCAGGCTTTTGTGTAAGCTCTCTGAATTGCTGCTGAAGGAAGGTCAGCACCAGGAGGCCCTGCAGTATGCGACACTTGCAGTGCACATCAGCACCTTAACTG GTGTACGCCTGAATGAGAGGGTGTCCTACCATCGCCTGGCCTCAATTTACTTCAATCTGGAGCAGTATGAGATGGCTGAGAATTATTATTTGAAggctctgtccctctctcccactgCACTGGAACATGCAGAAGAGGCCCGCTACTATGTTAAAGTTTACTGCAGACTAGCTGATCTAACCCTGCACAAGATAAAG GATCCTTTTGATGCCATGGGATATTTCCACTTAGCCCTGGCAGCAGCTCTGGAAGATGGAGGAAGCCTTCAAGCCAGGTACATAATTTACATGAAGCTGGCAGAGATCCACGCTAACTACTTACCTGATGTGGAGCTGAGCCAGAGATATATGGACAGTGCACGGAGCCTAAAGAGGGAGCTGGCAGGACACACAGACTCCAGTGACACAGATGACGAATATATGAACCATGCTGCTACAGAGTATGCTGATACTAAGTCGATCAGTCATTCCAGTGATGGGTCAAGGAGCTCAGACTTCAGCAGTAGAAGTAGTACTCTTGTAGGCTCCTACATAATGGACACTAGCCATACAATAACTGCTCAGAAGGAGAGTGGGACAGAGGCTGTTCCTGCTGATTACATCTGCGGAGAGGATATGGACATCTGTAACCCGGAAGGGACTGACGGTGGGCTTGGACAGCATACAAATTCTGAAATAAGGCACACTAATCAAAGACTCCATACCAGCCACACAGATTCTAGCTTACTATGTACAGAATTTTGA